One genomic window of Desulfitobacterium chlororespirans DSM 11544 includes the following:
- the flgL gene encoding flagellar hook-associated protein FlgL codes for MRISNNMLSRNLLLNLWAAQGRMDKLQNQMSTGQKINRPSDDPVGAENSLRFKSNISYLNQLKANAKEGIAYMDTTDDTMAEMTEMIQRAKELALRASNTGTVSDEDRKKIAIEIDQIREHVIELANTKVGTKYIFGGTANVEPFPKGATGWQGSDDTKKFQVGGDLSIEVSVNGHDLFGAGWEYVEKTPSTDPPTYEYQETGASGIAMFDTLAQLSKALNESNINGVDDGTGTEEDGVQVLLSKLELQADHISDVRAQLGARQNRMDSVYTQLDSTAANLGDSLATVLYADIAETLVNFKTQESIYEAALAVGTKIIQPSLADFMR; via the coding sequence TTGCGAATTTCCAATAATATGCTTTCCCGCAATCTACTTCTTAATCTCTGGGCGGCTCAAGGCCGCATGGATAAACTGCAGAATCAAATGTCCACTGGACAAAAAATTAACCGTCCCTCTGACGATCCCGTGGGGGCGGAGAATTCTCTGCGTTTTAAAAGCAACATATCCTACCTGAACCAACTGAAGGCCAATGCCAAGGAGGGCATAGCTTACATGGATACTACAGATGACACCATGGCTGAGATGACGGAGATGATCCAGCGGGCCAAGGAATTGGCTTTGCGGGCCTCCAATACGGGTACCGTGAGCGATGAGGATCGTAAAAAGATCGCCATTGAAATCGATCAAATCCGGGAGCATGTCATTGAGTTAGCCAATACCAAAGTAGGTACCAAATATATTTTTGGCGGGACAGCCAATGTAGAACCCTTTCCCAAAGGAGCTACCGGCTGGCAAGGTTCCGATGATACGAAGAAATTCCAGGTGGGCGGCGATTTAAGTATCGAAGTCTCAGTCAACGGGCATGATTTGTTTGGAGCAGGCTGGGAATATGTCGAAAAGACCCCTTCCACCGATCCTCCCACCTACGAGTACCAGGAGACCGGTGCTTCAGGGATTGCCATGTTTGATACCCTGGCTCAATTGAGCAAAGCCCTGAACGAGTCGAACATCAATGGAGTGGATGATGGCACGGGGACAGAGGAAGACGGCGTGCAGGTCTTGCTCAGCAAGCTGGAGCTGCAAGCGGATCACATCTCCGATGTGCGCGCTCAACTGGGTGCACGGCAAAATCGCATGGATTCAGTCTATACTCAGCTCGATTCCACCGCTGCCAATCTTGGTGATTCACTTGCTACGGTTCTTTACGCTGATATCGCGGAGACTCTGGTGAACTTTAAGACTCAGGAAAGCATTTATGAGGCTGCCCTTGCCGTGGGAACGAAGATCATTCAGCCTTCCTTGGCAGATTTTATGAGATAA
- a CDS encoding DUF6470 family protein has protein sequence MLQLSMRSYPIRLEYTIQNARLAMKKHLPMVEMENIPPQLQISQPAGKLTIDSTDYYHSIGLKTWAALSRENYDRGRQAALEGIAAIVEKGNRLAQISNPATNAIADMAFESCFAAKGELSFEPIIAPSVRYEASPAQIEVIPGKINYNLVRGRVDADYQPGKVGIQVTQYPRLDISVVDVRV, from the coding sequence TTGCTCCAACTCAGCATGAGGAGTTACCCCATTCGCCTGGAGTATACGATCCAGAATGCCCGGTTAGCTATGAAGAAACATCTTCCCATGGTTGAGATGGAGAACATCCCTCCCCAGCTGCAGATCAGCCAACCGGCCGGGAAATTGACCATTGACAGTACCGACTATTACCATTCCATAGGCCTTAAAACCTGGGCCGCTCTTTCCCGGGAGAACTATGATCGCGGCAGACAGGCCGCCTTGGAAGGGATCGCCGCTATCGTGGAAAAGGGCAACCGCTTGGCGCAGATTAGTAATCCGGCCACTAATGCCATTGCCGACATGGCTTTTGAATCCTGTTTCGCGGCAAAAGGCGAGCTCAGCTTTGAACCCATCATTGCTCCCTCTGTCCGCTATGAAGCCAGCCCGGCTCAGATCGAAGTTATTCCGGGCAAAATTAATTACAACTTGGTAAGGGGCAGAGTCGATGCCGATTACCAACCTGGAAAAGTGGGCATCCAGGTGACTCAGTATCCCCGGCTCGATATTTCCGTAGTCGATGTTAGAGTATAG
- the fliW gene encoding flagellar assembly protein FliW — protein MKIESTRFGTLEVTSEQIIHFPHGIPGFLVEKAFVHLPHDEDSPFSFLQSTAEADLSFLLVDPFPFIPKYEFVLDDELVRELELSEENPPQIFLIGTVKEKITDMTVNLLAPIVVNRGKGIGRQIILDKTEYSIRHKLFPEDQAQGTPEGGE, from the coding sequence ATGAAGATAGAATCCACACGATTTGGCACCCTTGAAGTGACTTCCGAGCAGATCATTCATTTTCCCCATGGAATTCCAGGCTTTCTCGTCGAGAAAGCCTTTGTTCATTTGCCCCATGATGAAGACAGTCCTTTTTCCTTCCTGCAATCCACGGCAGAAGCGGATTTGTCCTTTCTGCTGGTGGATCCTTTCCCCTTCATTCCGAAGTATGAGTTTGTCCTTGATGATGAATTGGTTAGGGAATTGGAGCTTTCCGAAGAGAACCCTCCTCAGATTTTTTTGATTGGCACCGTAAAAGAAAAAATCACTGATATGACCGTCAACCTCCTGGCACCCATCGTCGTCAATAGAGGTAAGGGTATCGGCAGACAGATTATCTTGGACAAAACGGAGTACTCTATCCGCCACAAGCTTTTTCCTGAGGACCAAGCTCAGGGAACTCCTGAAGGAGGCGAGTAA
- the csrA gene encoding carbon storage regulator CsrA — MLALTRKAGGRIVIGDNIVITVVAIKGDSIRLTIDAPKEIKIYRGEIYDAIAAENKEAAIPADLSELTVLKELHIKK, encoded by the coding sequence ATGCTGGCACTCACCCGCAAAGCAGGAGGGCGCATCGTCATCGGCGATAACATCGTCATCACCGTCGTCGCTATTAAAGGAGACAGTATCCGCCTCACCATCGATGCCCCGAAAGAGATCAAAATCTACCGTGGGGAAATCTATGATGCCATTGCTGCGGAGAATAAAGAGGCGGCTATCCCTGCGGATTTATCAGAGTTGACTGTTTTAAAGGAGCTTCATATCAAAAAATAG
- a CDS encoding flagellar protein FlaG encodes MDVVAAKQVPAQVNMNNYLSNPEVAKPDELSMNKPAAPNKSEAGKNQSQSEDKGKEELTREDVYDLTEHLNKFMVKVNADLRFEMHEGTQRLMVKFIDIKNNQVIKEFPPHELLDTLAAIRDYVGILLDKRV; translated from the coding sequence ATGGATGTGGTTGCAGCAAAACAAGTGCCGGCACAAGTGAATATGAACAATTATCTATCCAATCCGGAGGTGGCAAAGCCTGATGAACTGTCAATGAATAAACCTGCAGCGCCCAATAAATCGGAAGCAGGGAAAAATCAATCCCAATCTGAAGACAAGGGAAAAGAAGAGCTGACCCGTGAGGATGTTTACGACTTGACCGAACATCTCAATAAATTTATGGTCAAGGTCAATGCGGATCTGCGATTTGAAATGCATGAGGGAACCCAGCGGCTTATGGTCAAATTTATCGATATAAAAAATAATCAGGTGATCAAGGAATTCCCGCCCCATGAGTTGCTGGATACGCTGGCGGCCATAAGGGATTACGTTGGTATACTGTTGGACAAGAGAGTTTGA